A portion of the Sulfurospirillum diekertiae genome contains these proteins:
- a CDS encoding diguanylate cyclase domain-containing protein — translation MLTKQDAQDALHDLEMQKEQTLKMLPIFLSEAIVIGDYETIQQQLNGYITSPYVQNIVFYDATGKSLQSSDTEEPKDAPQWFETLFGLYDSYGQTHISVGGIDYGSIAVRLSIQSFSNRIWNDFRVHFGVMFAIILLDFLGLWLTLYRSLEQLSALEQSTIDLGNGYFAPIQLQGGLRETAKVVNAFNLMIQKVKTTQVELQETSNEMKQRKHWIETILNSLDEGVYAIDSNGTILLANAKACSILGYTEEELIGQQAHRLFHSHTLNGDIIPLEECPIYKALVTKSAWKDDTEYFTCKDSRMIPVEIFGNSIVHEDQALGMVFAFRNIEERKALEEKMKLLSTALEATTNAVIITNKDAIIEWVSKGFEEITGYHLGEALGRTPHELVGSGKQEKIFYTHMWETILSNQPWHGEVINKRKNGQLYYESLQITPVSDDHGNITHFIAIKEDISDRKRTEEEMEHLAFYDPLTDLPNRRLLMDRIERAIVSAKRYQTFGAIFFLDLDYFKRINDELGHDVGDLLLQDMARRLKDSLRQGDSIARLGGDEFVILLEDLGDTKIFATQYMKALAQKVQDAFIDPFIYNEKSYSLSISLGGILFTGTQDAKIILKNADSALYEAKQTGRHKSCFYNETK, via the coding sequence ATGTTAACTAAGCAAGATGCACAAGATGCTCTTCATGATTTAGAGATGCAAAAAGAACAAACGTTAAAAATGCTTCCTATCTTCTTATCAGAAGCAATCGTCATTGGCGATTATGAAACTATCCAACAACAACTTAATGGCTACATCACTTCTCCTTATGTACAAAACATTGTATTTTACGATGCAACAGGAAAATCGCTTCAAAGTAGTGATACAGAAGAGCCCAAAGATGCTCCTCAATGGTTTGAAACCCTGTTTGGACTTTACGATAGTTATGGTCAAACCCACATTTCAGTAGGGGGAATTGACTATGGCTCCATTGCAGTAAGACTTAGTATCCAAAGTTTTAGCAATCGTATATGGAATGATTTTAGAGTCCATTTTGGCGTTATGTTTGCCATTATTCTTTTAGATTTTCTAGGGCTTTGGCTAACACTTTACCGTAGTTTAGAACAACTAAGTGCCCTAGAACAATCAACGATAGACCTTGGTAATGGCTATTTTGCACCCATTCAACTGCAAGGAGGACTCAGGGAAACAGCAAAAGTTGTGAATGCTTTTAATCTTATGATTCAAAAAGTCAAGACAACTCAAGTTGAACTGCAAGAGACTTCTAATGAAATGAAACAGAGAAAGCATTGGATCGAGACAATTCTGAACTCTTTAGATGAAGGTGTTTATGCTATTGATTCAAATGGAACTATTTTACTGGCCAACGCTAAGGCGTGCTCTATTCTTGGTTATACCGAAGAAGAGTTGATTGGACAACAAGCACATAGACTTTTCCACTCGCACACTCTTAATGGAGATATTATCCCTCTAGAGGAATGCCCTATTTATAAAGCTCTTGTAACCAAAAGTGCTTGGAAAGATGATACAGAATATTTTACATGTAAAGATTCTCGAATGATCCCAGTGGAAATTTTTGGCAATAGTATTGTTCATGAAGATCAAGCACTCGGCATGGTTTTTGCCTTTAGAAATATCGAAGAGAGAAAAGCACTGGAAGAAAAGATGAAACTTTTATCAACTGCTTTAGAAGCGACAACCAATGCTGTGATCATCACCAATAAAGATGCCATTATTGAATGGGTCAGTAAAGGTTTTGAAGAAATTACAGGCTATCATTTAGGGGAAGCCCTTGGTCGCACACCTCATGAGCTTGTTGGCTCAGGAAAGCAAGAAAAAATATTTTATACCCATATGTGGGAAACTATTCTTTCCAATCAACCATGGCACGGAGAAGTGATCAATAAACGAAAAAATGGGCAACTGTACTATGAATCATTACAGATTACCCCTGTTAGTGATGATCATGGAAATATTACACATTTTATTGCGATTAAGGAGGACATCAGTGACCGTAAACGTACTGAAGAAGAGATGGAACATCTTGCTTTTTATGACCCATTAACCGACCTTCCTAACAGAAGATTGCTTATGGATAGAATTGAGCGAGCTATTGTTAGTGCGAAACGTTATCAAACCTTTGGCGCTATTTTCTTTTTAGATTTAGATTATTTCAAACGTATCAATGATGAGTTAGGACATGATGTAGGAGATTTACTGCTTCAAGATATGGCAAGAAGGCTTAAAGACTCTTTACGACAAGGCGATAGTATCGCAAGGCTCGGTGGTGATGAGTTTGTTATCCTACTCGAAGACCTCGGTGATACGAAAATATTTGCAACTCAATACATGAAAGCTTTGGCACAAAAAGTTCAAGATGCCTTTATTGATCCTTTTATCTATAATGAAAAAAGTTATTCTCTGAGCATCTCTTTAGGCGGAATACTCTTTACAGGAACACAAGATGCTAAGATTATTCTCAAAAATGCTGATAGTGCCTTGTATGAAGCCAAACAAACAGGGCGTCATAAAAGCTGCTTTTACAATGAGACCAAATAA
- a CDS encoding phosphate/phosphite/phosphonate ABC transporter substrate-binding protein, whose amino-acid sequence MLFKRITIILFCFSSFFLVAAENAPYTFGVLAQRNALLTAQYWNPILTYVSSKSGVPLILKVARTAPESNLAIQKGSYDFVYSNTIFSPKMAEANYQVILRPRDRAITGQIVTLADSSLYTLQDIAGKEVGFPSLTAFIGYAVPMDYLQHQSINVNPVFGGNQEGIMAQLKVGKVMVAAVNNQVMSAYARRENISYRVLWESEKFLNIPISVHPRIPKDAVQAIQNAFVQMNSDPEGLKILEASAKLIAQDSPLGFINSSAKEYQSYRDFYAHSFIKKKP is encoded by the coding sequence ATGCTTTTTAAACGCATAACAATAATTTTATTTTGTTTCAGTTCCTTCTTCTTAGTCGCTGCAGAAAACGCTCCTTACACGTTTGGGGTTCTGGCTCAGCGAAATGCGCTCTTAACAGCACAATATTGGAACCCTATTTTAACCTACGTCTCATCTAAAAGTGGTGTTCCTCTGATTTTAAAAGTTGCGCGTACGGCACCTGAGTCAAATTTAGCAATCCAAAAAGGTTCCTACGACTTTGTTTACTCCAACACCATCTTTAGCCCCAAAATGGCTGAGGCAAATTATCAAGTCATTTTACGACCAAGAGACCGAGCGATCACGGGACAGATTGTCACTTTAGCTGATTCCTCATTGTATACGCTTCAGGATATTGCTGGTAAAGAAGTAGGATTCCCTTCTCTAACAGCTTTTATCGGATATGCCGTTCCTATGGACTATTTGCAACATCAGAGTATTAACGTTAATCCTGTTTTTGGCGGCAACCAAGAGGGCATTATGGCACAACTCAAAGTAGGAAAAGTAATGGTTGCTGCTGTTAACAATCAAGTGATGAGTGCTTATGCCCGTCGTGAAAATATATCGTACCGTGTTTTATGGGAATCTGAAAAATTTCTCAATATTCCCATATCCGTTCATCCTCGCATACCCAAAGATGCCGTTCAAGCGATTCAAAATGCTTTCGTGCAAATGAACAGTGACCCAGAAGGCTTAAAAATTCTTGAAGCTTCTGCTAAACTCATTGCACAAGATTCACCCCTTGGTTTTATAAACTCTTCTGCTAAAGAATACCAAAGTTACCGTGATTTCTATGCTCATTCATTCATAAAGAAGAAGCCATGA
- the nuoF gene encoding NADH-quinone oxidoreductase subunit NuoF codes for MMIKLVSKNFDIPEAYTLNVARENGRYASLERLFKMSPDEVMTEVEKSGLRGKGGGGAHTGEKWRLIPKNSDKPIYLVINADEGEPGTFKDRQILEFDPHLLIEGIICSSYAIGAHHAYVYIRGEYVFWMNRLQEAIDEAYEAGILGENILGHNYALHVTIHKGAGAYICGEKTALLESLEGKRGHPRLKPKGKEPEWFFGNPTVVNNVETIASVPYIINEGYGAYQMYGTKESPGTMLFGISGHVERPGVYELPYGTSMKEVIYDLCGGLKNGKKLKAVIPGGSSVQILKADEIEDITLDYESLKAHGSALGTGGIIVMDEDVSIPEVMKNLFEFYHHESCGQCTPCREGTGWVDRILAKILAGKGSKEDFNTILDACDMLNGKTICVFAPSVAFIAQSYLKKFREEFEALLH; via the coding sequence ATGATGATTAAATTAGTCAGTAAAAATTTTGATATTCCCGAAGCATACACCCTGAATGTCGCTAGAGAAAATGGCAGATACGCCTCTTTAGAGAGACTCTTTAAAATGAGCCCCGATGAAGTCATGACAGAAGTCGAAAAAAGTGGACTTCGTGGCAAAGGTGGTGGGGGAGCGCATACCGGTGAGAAATGGAGACTGATCCCAAAAAACAGTGACAAACCTATTTACTTGGTCATAAATGCCGATGAGGGAGAACCCGGAACCTTTAAAGACCGCCAGATTTTAGAGTTTGACCCGCATCTACTTATTGAAGGCATCATTTGCTCAAGTTATGCCATTGGTGCGCATCATGCGTATGTTTATATTCGTGGTGAGTACGTCTTTTGGATGAACCGTTTGCAAGAAGCCATTGATGAAGCATATGAGGCAGGCATTTTGGGAGAGAACATTCTAGGGCATAATTATGCTTTACATGTAACGATTCATAAAGGGGCTGGGGCGTACATCTGTGGTGAGAAAACCGCTCTTTTAGAGTCTTTGGAAGGCAAGCGCGGTCACCCTAGACTTAAGCCCAAAGGTAAAGAGCCTGAGTGGTTTTTTGGTAATCCTACGGTGGTGAACAATGTTGAAACCATCGCAAGCGTTCCCTACATCATCAACGAAGGCTATGGCGCGTACCAGATGTATGGCACCAAAGAATCTCCTGGCACAATGCTCTTTGGCATCAGTGGTCACGTAGAGCGCCCAGGGGTCTATGAATTGCCGTATGGGACTTCAATGAAAGAGGTCATTTACGATCTGTGTGGCGGTCTTAAAAATGGCAAGAAACTCAAAGCTGTTATTCCCGGTGGATCCTCAGTACAAATTTTAAAAGCCGATGAGATTGAAGATATAACGCTCGATTACGAAAGCCTCAAAGCCCATGGCTCAGCTTTAGGCACGGGCGGAATAATCGTGATGGATGAAGATGTCAGCATCCCAGAAGTGATGAAAAATCTTTTTGAGTTTTACCACCACGAATCCTGCGGACAATGCACACCTTGTCGTGAAGGTACTGGCTGGGTCGATCGTATTTTAGCCAAAATTTTGGCTGGAAAAGGAAGCAAAGAAGACTTCAACACTATTCTTGATGCGTGCGATATGCTCAATGGTAAAACCATCTGTGTTTTTGCACCATCGGTAGCCTTTATTGCGCAGAGTTATCTTAAAAAATTTCGTGAAGAGTTTGAGGCGCTACTCCATTAA